The following proteins are encoded in a genomic region of Paenibacillus sp. FSL H3-0469:
- the aroF gene encoding 3-deoxy-7-phosphoheptulonate synthase: MIVITSNQTPQEQVNEIIAVIEKEGLQVHLSVGADHTVIGLVGGVTPKLAEHLRQMKGVENVVKITKSYKLASRDFHPEDTVIDIRGVKIGGENMVIMGGPCAVESPEQIDEIARLVKASGGQVLRGGAFKPRTGPYSFQGVGVEGLTMMAEAGKRHGLLTITEVMTPEYVDICAEHADILQVGTRNMQNFDLLRKLGTCGRPVLLKRGFSATYDELLNAAEYILAGGNRDVMLCERGIRTFETYTRNTLDLSAIPVLQNLSHLPVISDPSHGTGRRELVAPMAKASVAAGANGLIIEMHTDPDNSMTGDGVQSLFPEQFDSLLRDLEKLAPLVGRKFSPSLEASPVV, from the coding sequence ATGATCGTTATTACATCCAACCAAACACCTCAGGAACAGGTGAATGAGATTATTGCCGTGATTGAGAAGGAAGGCTTGCAGGTCCACCTCTCTGTAGGGGCTGACCATACGGTAATCGGACTGGTCGGGGGTGTCACTCCGAAGCTTGCCGAGCATCTGCGCCAGATGAAGGGTGTAGAGAATGTAGTTAAAATTACCAAATCCTATAAGCTGGCAAGCCGCGACTTCCATCCGGAGGATACGGTTATCGATATCCGCGGAGTGAAGATCGGCGGGGAGAACATGGTTATTATGGGCGGTCCGTGTGCCGTGGAATCACCGGAGCAGATTGATGAGATTGCCCGGCTGGTCAAGGCTTCCGGCGGCCAGGTGCTGCGCGGAGGCGCCTTTAAGCCGCGTACCGGACCTTACAGCTTCCAGGGGGTTGGCGTGGAAGGGCTGACGATGATGGCGGAAGCCGGCAAACGTCACGGCTTGCTGACTATTACTGAGGTTATGACACCGGAATATGTGGATATCTGTGCCGAGCATGCAGATATTCTGCAGGTAGGTACACGCAACATGCAGAACTTTGACCTGCTGCGCAAGCTGGGCACCTGCGGCCGTCCTGTGCTGCTGAAGCGCGGGTTCAGTGCGACCTATGATGAGCTGCTGAATGCGGCGGAATACATTCTTGCCGGAGGCAACCGGGATGTCATGCTGTGCGAGCGCGGCATCCGTACCTTCGAGACCTACACACGCAATACGCTGGATCTGTCGGCCATTCCTGTGCTGCAGAACCTCAGCCACCTGCCGGTAATCTCTGACCCGAGCCACGGCACCGGACGCCGTGAGCTGGTAGCTCCTATGGCCAAGGCCTCGGTTGCTGCCGGCGCCAACGGTCTGATTATCGAGATGCATACCGACCCTGATAATTCCATGACCGGTGACGGCGTGCAGTCCCTGTTCCCTGAGCAGTTCGACAGCCTGCTGCGGGATTTGGAGAAGCTGGCACCGCTGGTGGGCCGCAAGTTCTCTCCGTCTTTGGAGGCTTCGCCTGTAGTATGA
- a CDS encoding 4-hydroxy-3-methylbut-2-enyl diphosphate reductase — protein MEVIKISPRGYCYGVVDAMVMARQAAQNLDLPRPIYILGMIVHNSHVTNSFEDDGIITLDGHNRLDILDKVDKGTVIFTAHGVSPEVRKMARAKGLTTVDATCPDVTKTHDLIKEKVDEGCEIIYIGKKGHPEPEGAVGIAPEHVHLIEKEEDIAGLSIPSSRIVITNQTTMSQWDIKHIMRKLLETFPGAEVHNEICMATQVRQEAVAEQAGQCELVIVVGDPRSNNSNRLAQVSEEIAGVPAHRIADVSELNTEWLKGITKVGVTSGASTPTPITKEVINYLEQYDEAKPETWEIKRTVNMAKLLPPVKNKTASTS, from the coding sequence ATGGAAGTCATCAAAATCTCTCCCCGGGGTTATTGCTATGGCGTCGTCGATGCTATGGTGATGGCACGGCAGGCTGCGCAGAATCTTGATTTGCCCCGGCCGATTTATATACTGGGCATGATTGTGCACAACAGCCATGTCACGAACTCCTTCGAGGATGACGGAATCATTACGCTGGACGGGCATAACCGTCTGGATATTCTAGATAAAGTAGATAAGGGAACAGTCATCTTCACAGCGCACGGCGTATCGCCAGAGGTCCGTAAGATGGCACGCGCCAAAGGACTGACCACGGTGGATGCCACCTGCCCGGATGTTACGAAGACGCATGACCTCATCAAGGAGAAGGTTGATGAAGGCTGCGAGATTATCTATATCGGCAAGAAAGGCCACCCGGAGCCCGAAGGTGCGGTGGGAATTGCGCCGGAGCATGTCCATCTGATCGAGAAGGAAGAGGACATTGCCGGCCTCTCTATTCCTTCCTCACGGATTGTTATTACGAACCAGACCACAATGAGCCAATGGGATATCAAGCATATTATGCGCAAGCTGCTGGAGACTTTCCCCGGCGCTGAGGTCCATAATGAGATCTGCATGGCTACGCAGGTGCGGCAGGAAGCTGTCGCTGAGCAGGCGGGCCAGTGTGAGCTGGTTATTGTGGTGGGTGATCCGCGCAGCAATAACTCTAACCGCTTGGCGCAGGTATCCGAGGAGATTGCCGGAGTCCCGGCTCACCGGATCGCTGACGTCTCCGAGCTGAATACGGAGTGGCTGAAGGGAATTACCAAGGTAGGTGTGACCTCCGGCGCATCTACGCCGACACCGATCACGAAGGAAGTTATTAATTATCTGGAGCAGTATGACGAAGCAAAGCCGGAGACCTGGGAGATCAAGCGCACGGTCAATATGGCGAAGCTTCTGCCGCCGGTGAAGAATAAGACAGCAAGCACCAGCTGA